One part of the Sporohalobacter salinus genome encodes these proteins:
- a CDS encoding DeoR/GlpR family DNA-binding transcription regulator: MFAEERQKKILELIKQRDSVKVNQLSEKFSVSPSTIRRDLKELEQENLIKRTHGGAVNNESMKFEPSVSEKEEQRLKEKEWIGSAAANLVVDGESIILDAGTTTAQIAKNLTEGSDLTVITNGINVAAELEKIEGIEILVAGGRLKQKTLSLIGSIAQQMLKKIKVDKAFIGVNGITVEDGLTTPDIEEAKTKEIMIETAKEVIVVADHSKFGQVTFAQICSLEKIDKIITDKTIDDEILDEYLQLGIDVDII; encoded by the coding sequence TTGTTTGCTGAAGAGAGACAAAAGAAGATTTTAGAATTAATTAAACAAAGAGATTCTGTAAAAGTAAATCAATTAAGTGAAAAATTTAGTGTTTCACCATCTACTATTAGAAGGGATTTAAAAGAATTAGAACAGGAAAATTTAATTAAAAGAACACATGGGGGAGCAGTAAATAATGAAAGTATGAAATTCGAACCGTCTGTTTCAGAAAAGGAAGAGCAGCGATTAAAAGAAAAAGAGTGGATTGGAAGTGCAGCTGCAAATTTAGTTGTTGATGGTGAAAGTATAATATTAGATGCTGGGACTACCACTGCTCAAATTGCTAAAAATTTAACAGAAGGTTCTGATTTAACAGTTATAACTAACGGAATTAATGTTGCAGCTGAACTAGAAAAAATTGAAGGAATAGAGATATTAGTTGCTGGTGGTAGATTGAAACAGAAAACATTATCATTAATAGGATCAATAGCTCAACAGATGCTAAAAAAGATTAAAGTAGACAAAGCCTTCATTGGAGTTAATGGAATTACCGTTGAAGATGGTTTAACTACTCCGGATATTGAAGAAGCAAAGACAAAAGAAATTATGATAGAAACAGCTAAAGAAGTAATTGTTGTTGCCGATCATAGTAAGTTTGGTCAAGTAACTTTTGCTCAGATCTGTTCTTTAGAAAAGATAGATAAAATTATTACTGATAAAACTATAGATGATGAAATATTAGATGAATATTTACAATTAGGTATAGATGTTGACATAATTTAG
- the pfkB gene encoding 1-phosphofructokinase, with protein MIITLTLNPAIDKMLTVDDFQLDKVNRAKDVRRDIGGKGINVSKVVAELGGKTTALGLLAGNNGNFIVNRLDELGIIHNFTWLDGETRTNLKLVDIQKSHEIEINEPGFRVTDSDIDNLKSDLLDTVTEDDFVVLSGSLPRNVPSNIYADLITDIKNSGGKAVLDTSGFPLTVGLKAKPYLIKPNLSELEELVNEELETLDQIVRAGKKVYHQGIKVVIISLGSEGSIIISNQGVWKLTSSAVEVKSTVGAGDTLVGALVLQLNQGVKLKQAITYAAAASVNSVTKPGTQLCQQTEVEQFLELINVEELE; from the coding sequence ATGATAATTACTTTAACTTTAAACCCAGCTATAGATAAGATGTTAACTGTAGATGATTTTCAACTTGATAAAGTAAATCGAGCCAAAGATGTTAGACGTGATATAGGTGGAAAAGGTATTAATGTTTCTAAAGTAGTAGCAGAACTAGGTGGTAAGACTACAGCTTTAGGATTATTAGCTGGGAATAATGGAAACTTTATTGTGAATAGATTAGATGAATTAGGGATTATACATAATTTTACTTGGTTAGATGGAGAAACACGTACTAATTTGAAGTTAGTTGATATTCAAAAAAGTCATGAAATAGAGATAAATGAACCTGGATTTAGAGTAACAGATAGTGATATTGATAATTTGAAATCAGATTTATTAGATACAGTTACTGAAGATGATTTTGTAGTTTTATCCGGCAGCTTACCTAGAAATGTACCATCGAATATTTATGCAGATTTAATTACTGATATCAAGAATAGCGGTGGAAAAGCTGTTTTAGATACTTCTGGTTTTCCATTAACAGTTGGTTTAAAAGCTAAGCCTTATCTCATAAAACCCAATCTATCGGAATTAGAAGAATTAGTTAATGAAGAATTGGAGACATTAGACCAGATTGTGAGAGCAGGGAAAAAGGTTTACCACCAAGGGATTAAGGTAGTGATTATATCTTTAGGTAGTGAGGGGTCAATTATAATCAGTAATCAAGGAGTTTGGAAGCTAACTTCTTCAGCTGTAGAGGTTAAAAGTACAGTAGGAGCAGGGGATACTTTGGTAGGAGCTTTAGTGCTACAGTTGAATCAAGGAGTAAAGTTAAAGCAGGCAATTACTTATGCTGCTGCTGCTAGTGTGAATAGTGTAACTAAGCCAGGTACTCAACTTTGTCAGCAGACTGAAGTTGAGCAGTTTTTAGAGTTAATTAATGTTGAGGAGTTAGAATAG
- a CDS encoding PTS sugar transporter subunit IIA, with the protein MEISDLLIPKLIELNLEAKTKNDALRELVNLLAAEDKITSKEEFYQVILDREEKSTTGVGNGVAIPHGKSEVVKEPALVFAKTEEGIEFDSLDEQPAKIFFMIAVPKTGTDDHLKILAQLSRKLMHDDFRQDLLAAQSKKEILSVIDEHE; encoded by the coding sequence ATGGAGATTAGTGATTTATTAATTCCTAAATTAATTGAGTTGAATTTAGAGGCTAAAACTAAAAATGATGCTTTACGTGAATTAGTTAATCTATTAGCAGCGGAAGACAAAATTACTTCTAAAGAAGAATTTTATCAAGTTATTTTGGATCGGGAAGAAAAGAGTACTACTGGAGTAGGAAATGGGGTGGCTATACCTCACGGTAAAAGCGAGGTAGTTAAGGAACCAGCATTAGTTTTTGCTAAAACTGAGGAAGGAATTGAGTTTGATAGTCTTGATGAGCAGCCGGCTAAGATTTTCTTTATGATTGCAGTTCCTAAAACCGGAACCGACGATCATTTGAAGATATTAGCCCAATTATCTCGTAAGTTGATGCATGATGATTTCAGGCAAGATTTATTAGCTGCCCAGTCAAAAAAGGAAATTTTAAGTGTAATAGATGAGCATGAATAA
- a CDS encoding PTS fructose transporter subunit IIC encodes MKKIIAVTSCPTGIAHTFMAAEALEEAAKEKGLEVKVETRAAEGTENELTVEDIQEAEAVIVAADTDVDTDRFQGKPVVSTVVADAINNAAGLIEEALTKAENFESCQEDFVSNVQNNKKQRSSQRKGLYKHLMNGVSRMIPFVVAGGLMIALSFAVGGIHTKGRLASALMQIGGDSAFALMVPILAGYIAISIADRPGLAPGMIGGMLASKIGAGFLGGIIAGFLAGYITKWLKDNIKLPEVLKGLKPVLILPLLSTLIVGLLMVFVVGNPVKIIMDSLQSWLEGMTGTNRVILGIILGAMMAFDTGGPVNKAAYTFATGLLASKAAAGPTIMAAVMAGGMTPPLGLALATFVAGNKFSTDQKEAGKAAGVLGISFITEGAIPFAAADPIRVIPSIAVGSAVAGALSMLFRVTLQAPHGGIFVLAIPGAVGNLGMYIISILAGTIVTAALISILKSEVD; translated from the coding sequence ATGAAGAAGATAATAGCTGTAACTTCCTGCCCAACTGGAATAGCCCATACTTTCATGGCGGCAGAAGCTTTAGAAGAGGCTGCTAAAGAAAAGGGGCTTGAAGTTAAAGTGGAGACTAGAGCAGCTGAAGGGACAGAAAATGAGTTAACTGTTGAGGACATTCAAGAGGCTGAAGCAGTTATTGTTGCTGCTGATACTGATGTTGATACTGATAGATTTCAGGGGAAACCTGTTGTATCAACGGTAGTGGCTGATGCCATTAATAATGCAGCTGGATTAATTGAAGAGGCTTTGACAAAAGCAGAGAATTTTGAATCATGTCAAGAAGATTTTGTTTCAAATGTTCAAAATAATAAAAAGCAGCGTAGTTCACAAAGGAAGGGACTATATAAACACTTAATGAATGGTGTTTCTCGAATGATTCCTTTTGTAGTAGCTGGTGGTTTAATGATTGCTTTATCTTTTGCGGTAGGTGGAATTCATACTAAAGGAAGATTAGCTTCTGCTTTGATGCAGATTGGTGGCGATTCAGCTTTTGCTTTAATGGTTCCAATTTTAGCTGGATATATTGCTATTTCAATTGCTGATCGACCTGGTTTAGCACCTGGTATGATCGGTGGAATGTTAGCTTCTAAAATAGGAGCTGGTTTCTTAGGGGGAATTATAGCTGGATTCTTAGCTGGATATATTACAAAATGGTTGAAGGATAATATTAAGTTACCTGAAGTTTTAAAAGGTCTAAAACCAGTTCTAATTTTACCATTACTTTCGACTTTAATTGTTGGATTGTTGATGGTTTTTGTTGTAGGAAATCCTGTTAAAATAATTATGGATAGCTTACAAAGCTGGCTAGAAGGTATGACTGGTACTAATCGGGTAATATTAGGTATAATTTTAGGAGCGATGATGGCTTTTGATACGGGTGGTCCTGTTAATAAAGCTGCTTATACTTTTGCTACTGGATTATTGGCTTCTAAAGCTGCAGCTGGCCCTACGATTATGGCGGCAGTAATGGCGGGGGGAATGACTCCTCCATTAGGTCTTGCATTAGCTACTTTTGTTGCTGGAAATAAATTCAGTACCGATCAGAAGGAAGCTGGTAAGGCAGCGGGAGTCTTAGGAATTTCATTTATTACTGAAGGGGCAATTCCATTTGCTGCTGCTGATCCAATTAGGGTTATTCCTTCGATTGCAGTTGGCTCAGCTGTAGCAGGTGCTTTGTCAATGTTATTTAGGGTAACTTTACAGGCACCTCACGGTGGTATATTTGTGTTAGCAATTCCAGGAGCAGTGGGAAATTTAGGAATGTATATTATTTCAATCTTAGCAGGAACAATAGTTACAGCAGCCTTAATTAGTATTTTAAAATCTGAAGTAGACTAG
- a CDS encoding HPr family phosphocarrier protein produces MEKVRTKITNKTGLHARPASMFSEIANQYQADVTVIYKDKEVNGKSVMTIMSLGVSQGEEITIIVEGEDEIQAVTALTDLIESDFNE; encoded by the coding sequence ATGGAAAAGGTAAGGACAAAAATTACTAATAAGACTGGATTGCATGCTAGACCTGCATCTATGTTTAGTGAGATAGCAAATCAATATCAGGCTGATGTAACTGTTATTTATAAAGATAAAGAGGTAAATGGTAAAAGCGTTATGACAATTATGAGTTTAGGGGTTAGTCAGGGAGAAGAAATAACTATAATAGTAGAAGGGGAAGATGAAATTCAAGCAGTTACAGCTTTAACTGATTTGATTGAAAGTGATTTCAATGAATAG
- the ptsP gene encoding phosphoenolpyruvate--protein phosphotransferase yields MNKKFNGVAASPGIVTGKVLVLTEDDLTYETKKVEDLEGEKERLQEAIQTSKEDLNSLKEKVKVEMGEDKAEIFQAHLMLVEDPELISTIQDKIETKKINVEAAVDEAVKEFATMFENMDDEYMQGRASDIRDVGNRILKNLLGIDTTSLLGIEDEVILVARDLIPSDTAQIDKDKVLAFATEQGSRTSHTAIMARSLEIPAVTGVNDLLADVESETEIIVDGLEGEVILNPTKEKLMEYEEKAKEYQNRREELIQLKEVAAETKDGHAVELAANIGTPKDLTGVLKQGAEGIGLYRTEFLYMDRDSLPSEEEQFEAYKEVAEKVDGPVIIRTLDIGGDKELSYLDLPEEMNPFLGYRAIRISLDRPDVFKEQLRAILRASVYGEVKIMYPMISSLEELRAANNILEEVKEELRQENKEFDEDLEVGMMIEVPATAMIADALAQETDFFSIGTNDLIQYTTATDRMNNNISHLYQPFHPAILKFIKRVVDAGHAAGNWVGMCGEVAGDKRLTPFLLGIGLDEFSMSSILILEVKERIRNMTLTEAENIAQKVLQMSTAKEIKDYLE; encoded by the coding sequence ATGAATAAAAAATTCAACGGGGTAGCAGCTTCTCCAGGTATAGTAACTGGTAAAGTGTTAGTATTGACAGAAGACGATTTAACTTATGAGACAAAAAAAGTTGAAGATCTAGAGGGAGAAAAAGAACGGTTACAGGAAGCTATTCAGACTTCTAAAGAAGATTTAAATAGCCTAAAAGAGAAAGTAAAGGTTGAGATGGGAGAAGATAAGGCTGAAATATTCCAGGCTCATTTAATGTTAGTAGAAGATCCGGAGTTAATTTCTACAATTCAAGACAAAATTGAAACTAAAAAGATTAATGTAGAGGCAGCTGTAGATGAAGCAGTAAAAGAATTTGCTACTATGTTTGAAAATATGGATGATGAGTATATGCAGGGAAGAGCTTCTGATATTCGTGATGTAGGAAATAGAATTTTAAAGAACTTGTTGGGAATAGATACTACATCATTATTAGGAATAGAAGATGAGGTTATATTAGTTGCCCGTGATTTAATTCCTTCTGATACTGCCCAAATAGATAAGGATAAGGTATTGGCTTTTGCAACAGAGCAGGGAAGTAGAACTTCTCATACTGCTATTATGGCCCGCTCCTTAGAAATACCTGCTGTAACAGGAGTTAATGATTTGTTAGCTGATGTTGAATCAGAAACAGAGATTATTGTTGATGGACTAGAAGGGGAAGTTATTTTAAATCCAACTAAAGAAAAGTTAATGGAGTATGAAGAAAAGGCTAAGGAGTATCAAAACCGAAGAGAAGAATTAATTCAACTTAAGGAGGTAGCTGCTGAGACTAAAGATGGTCATGCTGTAGAATTAGCTGCTAATATTGGTACTCCTAAAGATCTTACAGGTGTTCTAAAGCAGGGAGCAGAAGGAATAGGCCTATATCGAACGGAATTTCTTTATATGGATCGAGATTCACTCCCCAGTGAAGAAGAACAGTTTGAAGCTTATAAGGAGGTAGCAGAGAAGGTAGATGGTCCAGTAATAATTAGAACTCTCGATATTGGTGGAGATAAGGAATTATCTTATTTAGATTTACCAGAGGAGATGAATCCTTTTCTAGGTTATCGAGCAATTAGAATTTCTTTAGATCGACCGGATGTCTTTAAGGAACAGTTGAGGGCCATTTTACGGGCTAGTGTATATGGTGAAGTTAAGATTATGTATCCTATGATATCAAGTTTAGAAGAACTACGGGCAGCAAATAATATATTAGAAGAGGTAAAAGAAGAATTACGTCAAGAAAATAAGGAGTTTGATGAAGATTTAGAAGTAGGTATGATGATTGAAGTTCCAGCTACAGCAATGATTGCTGATGCTTTAGCTCAAGAAACTGACTTTTTCAGTATTGGGACTAATGATTTAATTCAATATACGACTGCTACTGATAGAATGAATAATAATATTTCACATCTTTATCAACCTTTTCATCCAGCAATTTTGAAGTTTATTAAACGTGTTGTTGATGCTGGTCATGCTGCAGGTAACTGGGTAGGTATGTGTGGAGAAGTAGCAGGAGATAAGAGATTAACTCCATTTTTATTAGGTATAGGTCTTGATGAATTTAGTATGAGTTCTATTTTAATTCTTGAGGTAAAAGAGAGAATTAGGAATATGACTTTAACAGAAGCAGAAAATATTGCCCAGAAAGTTTTACAGATGTCAACAGCTAAGGAGATAAAAGATTATTTAGAATAG
- a CDS encoding PspC domain-containing protein, translating to MSFNDKLYRSTTDKMVAGVCGGIAEYFNIDSTIVRLIWILLFMGAGCGFIAYIICWVVIPKRDR from the coding sequence ATGAGTTTTAATGATAAGCTATATCGATCTACAACAGATAAGATGGTAGCAGGTGTTTGTGGTGGAATTGCTGAATACTTCAATATTGATTCTACTATAGTTAGATTAATCTGGATTCTTTTGTTTATGGGAGCTGGCTGTGGTTTTATTGCTTATATCATTTGTTGGGTAGTAATTCCTAAAAGGGATAGATAA
- a CDS encoding chloride channel protein: MKDRIKNYILLIILSILTGASSGLFAIIYRKIILSMPLYNINKFQLVLIPALGGIVVASLIYNLEPKAKGHGIPEVMEAVVINKGKIKIKTILTKVLASAVSIGSGNSVGSTGPIVEMGAGVGSILGQIPNIPSRHLKTLVGCGAAAGIASLFNAPIAGVFFALEIILFEFTFSSFGLIVISSVMASVINLLLNGNQPFFSNFEYSMVHSTELIFYIVLGILAAGISRIFISALYKISELFENWDFSIYFKPVIGGLMVGGIGLGFPYIMGLGCSVIEKTLNNQFLLPTLTGLIILKVLATSITLGSGHSGGIFTPSLFIGAALGSSLGILLNNLYPAITASPGAYALVGMGAVIAGTMQAPITAIMIIMEITRNYQIILPLLISCVISTIISTIISKENIYTGKLIRRGINPDRREKINESKSIFVKDIMVHADNLDIVSAEDSISKVIKLMQSSRHTGFPVINKTGKLVGIITLNDIRDIDPENRLEKLVSQHMTKDLIVAYPDEFLTTALKKLTFHNIGRIPVVDKEEEDKLVGLISRSDVIKAYNQKVSAKE, translated from the coding sequence ATGAAAGATAGAATAAAGAATTATATCTTATTAATTATTCTTTCTATACTAACTGGAGCTAGTAGTGGATTATTTGCTATTATATATCGCAAAATAATACTTTCAATGCCATTGTATAATATTAACAAATTCCAACTTGTTCTTATTCCTGCTTTAGGTGGAATAGTTGTTGCATCATTAATCTATAACCTTGAACCTAAAGCCAAAGGTCATGGAATTCCAGAAGTGATGGAAGCTGTAGTGATAAATAAAGGAAAAATTAAAATTAAAACTATACTGACTAAGGTATTAGCTTCAGCAGTTTCGATTGGTTCTGGAAATTCAGTTGGTTCTACAGGTCCAATTGTAGAAATGGGAGCTGGTGTTGGTTCCATACTAGGACAAATTCCTAACATACCTAGTCGCCATTTAAAAACTTTAGTTGGTTGTGGTGCTGCAGCAGGCATTGCTTCTCTTTTCAATGCTCCAATTGCAGGAGTATTCTTTGCCTTAGAAATTATTCTATTTGAATTTACCTTTAGCAGTTTTGGATTAATAGTCATTTCCTCAGTTATGGCCTCTGTAATTAACCTCCTTTTAAATGGAAATCAACCTTTCTTTTCAAACTTTGAGTATAGCATGGTTCATTCAACTGAGCTCATATTCTACATTGTTCTAGGAATCTTAGCTGCTGGTATTAGCCGAATCTTCATCTCAGCTTTATATAAAATTAGTGAATTATTTGAAAATTGGGATTTCTCTATTTACTTCAAGCCAGTTATAGGTGGATTAATGGTAGGAGGAATTGGTCTTGGTTTCCCTTATATAATGGGATTAGGCTGTTCAGTAATTGAAAAGACTCTTAATAACCAATTTTTATTGCCTACTTTAACTGGGCTTATCATCTTAAAAGTTTTAGCTACTTCAATTACATTAGGTTCAGGACATTCCGGGGGAATATTTACTCCTTCTTTATTTATTGGAGCAGCTTTAGGAAGTAGTTTAGGTATTCTACTTAATAACTTATATCCAGCTATCACTGCTTCTCCCGGTGCTTATGCTTTAGTAGGAATGGGAGCTGTAATTGCTGGAACTATGCAAGCGCCAATCACAGCAATTATGATAATTATGGAAATAACAAGAAACTATCAGATTATACTTCCCTTACTGATTAGCTGTGTTATCAGTACTATTATATCCACTATCATTAGCAAAGAAAATATTTATACTGGAAAATTAATCCGACGAGGAATTAATCCAGATCGAAGAGAAAAAATTAATGAATCTAAATCAATTTTTGTCAAAGATATTATGGTTCATGCTGATAATTTAGATATTGTATCCGCCGAAGATTCTATAAGTAAAGTAATTAAATTAATGCAGTCTTCTCGTCATACTGGCTTTCCTGTTATCAATAAAACTGGTAAATTAGTCGGAATTATTACTTTAAATGATATTAGAGATATCGATCCGGAAAATAGACTAGAAAAATTAGTATCTCAACATATGACAAAAGACTTAATTGTTGCTTATCCAGATGAATTTTTAACTACAGCTCTAAAAAAGTTAACCTTCCATAACATAGGCCGTATTCCAGTAGTAGATAAAGAAGAAGAAGATAAACTAGTAGGATTAATTAGTAGAAGTGATGTGATCAAAGCTTACAATCAAAAAGTTTCAGCCAAAGAATAG